In a single window of the Branchiostoma floridae strain S238N-H82 chromosome 2, Bfl_VNyyK, whole genome shotgun sequence genome:
- the LOC118409949 gene encoding alkaline ceramidase 2-like: MLKEFERGSSDVDWCEANYDIVPAIAEFWNTISNFLFIVLPPVLMYLFRPYARQVNASINLIWWMLAVVGISSAYFHATLSLVGQLLDEIAILWVIIAAWGVWAPRRFFPRFCNESRKSFMLLMLGAGAITTILAFLHPSMNHFLLMPLAIPSLMCMFSELKRCNDWRVIRLGIAAFVWFSLALTCWLNDRLFCHIWESVSFPYLHSGWHIFIAIASFELCVVMAYFEAVTMAPERAPTLKFWPYDRCDLGVPYVSFKCSAAKPIKEC; the protein is encoded by the exons ATGTTGAAGGAGTTTGAGCGTGGCAGCTCTGACGTTGACTGGTGTGAGGCCAATTATGATATTGTCCCTGCCATTGCTGAGTTCTGGAACACA ATCAGTAATTTCTTATTCATCGTGCTGCCACCTGTGCTGATGTACCTGTTCCGCCCGTATGCACGCCAGGTCAACGCTTCCATCAACCTCATCTGGTGGATGTTAGCGGTCGTAG GTATATCATCAGCTTATTTCCATGCCACCCTAAGTCTGGTGGGCCAGCTGCTTGATGAGATTGCTATCCTGTGGGTAATCATAGCAGCCTGGGGTGTGTGGGCACCAAGACGTTTCTTCCCAAGGTTCTGCAATGAAAGCAG AAAGTCCTTTATGCTGTTGATGTTGGGGGCCGGTGCCATCACCACCATCCTAGCCTTCCTGCACCCTTCCATGAACCACTTCCTCCTCATGCCACTGGCCATCCCAAGTCTCATGTGTATGTTCAGTGAACTCAAAAG GTGTAACGACTGGCGCGTGATCCGCCTGGGCATTGCAGCCTTTGTCTGGTTCAGCCTGGCGCTGACCTGCTGGCTGAACGATCGGCTCTTCTGCCACATCTGGGAGTCTGTGTCCTTCCCATACCTCCACTCTGGCTG GCACATCTTCATTGCCATCGCCTCCTTTGAACTGTGTGTGGTTATGGCATACTTTGAGGCAGTTACCATGGCCCCTGAACGTGCACCGACCTTGAAGTTCTGGCCCTACGACAGGTGTGACCTTGGAGTCCCTTATGTCAGCTTTAAATGTTCTGCTGCCAAACCCATAAAGGAGTGTTAG